In a genomic window of Falco peregrinus isolate bFalPer1 chromosome 12 unlocalized genomic scaffold, bFalPer1.pri SUPER_12_unloc_2, whole genome shotgun sequence:
- the ELOF1 gene encoding transcription elongation factor 1 homolog isoform X1: MGAEWAEAASGGGGAWTTSGSRRRKCLSLGETRRERAAAMGRRKSKRKPPPKKKVTGTLETQFTCPFCNHEKSCDVKMDRARNTGVISCTVCLEEFQTPITYLSEPVDVYSDWIDACEAANQ; this comes from the exons ATGGGCGCAGAGTGGGCGGAAGCGGCGTCAGGCGGAGGTGGGGCCTGGACCACTTCCGGGTCACGGCGGCGGAAGTGCCTGTCGCTGGGGGAAacgcggcgggagcgggcggcaG CCATGGGGCGACGGAAATCCAAGCGGAAGCCACCACCCAAGAAGAAGGTGACGGGGACGCTGGAGACGCAGTTCACCTGCCCCTTCTGCAACCACGAGAAGTCCTGCGATGTCAAGAT gGACCGTGCCCGAAACACAGGGGTGATCTCCTGTACAGTCTGCCTGGAGGAGTTCCAGACGCCCATCACCT ACCTGTCGGAGCCAGTGGATGTCTACAGCGACTGGATTGATGCCTGCGAAGCTGCCAACCAGTAA
- the ELOF1 gene encoding transcription elongation factor 1 homolog isoform X2, which produces MGAEWAEAASGGGGAWTTSGSRRRKCLSLGETRRERAAAMGRRKSKRKPPPKKKVTGTLETQFTCPFCNHEKSCDVKIALTSPRDLSEPVDVYSDWIDACEAANQ; this is translated from the exons ATGGGCGCAGAGTGGGCGGAAGCGGCGTCAGGCGGAGGTGGGGCCTGGACCACTTCCGGGTCACGGCGGCGGAAGTGCCTGTCGCTGGGGGAAacgcggcgggagcgggcggcaG CCATGGGGCGACGGAAATCCAAGCGGAAGCCACCACCCAAGAAGAAGGTGACGGGGACGCTGGAGACGCAGTTCACCTGCCCCTTCTGCAACCACGAGAAGTCCTGCGATGTCAAGAT TGCCTTAACATCCCCACGAGACCTGTCGGAGCCAGTGGATGTCTACAGCGACTGGATTGATGCCTGCGAAGCTGCCAACCAGTAA
- the ECSIT gene encoding evolutionarily conserved signaling intermediate in Toll pathway, mitochondrial isoform X1 — protein MAAMRLRWALALPRGLWGGPQVAQSMWQHSGRPAQDPSEDPSGDLSGPLAWRSPPSGSQEEDGGSAAFAAVLAALEQRPGRRVGRLELVEAALAAMPALGVARQREAYHRLLRLLPCGPWVPRGPLQRMLSPFPRQQECGLQILEQMERYGVMPDAETRFLLLGIFGPRSRPVRKCQRLLYWLPRLRHANPYPLPPRLPPPGLAAAHLGLRRIANDPDVRLTIYQRPVPEGGEDEGSVQPYIIGAQSPDQQELLARHGPARPVFVEGPFPLWLRSTRLCYYVLRGDPLPPHLREEPPDPERSLYYPLHLDLDLERGPWDDDDFDVDEVEEGPVFALCMAGAGDRHTLGKWIAGLQEVNPVLGQTPVIFHLEGGDTPPGPPGDPPALSLGAVIPPAGVLEPPVPPQGHGHPGGDAAGCGSRRGGSAAAATPRE, from the exons ATGGCCGCCATGAGGCTGCGCTGGGCCCTCGCATTGCCCCGGGGGCTCTGGGGGGGCCCGCAG gttgctcagagcatGTGGCAGCACAGTGGACGTCCCGCGCAGGACCCCTCGGAGGACCCCTCAGGGGACCTCTCGGGGCCCCTGGCATGGCGCAGCCCTCCTAGTGGCTCCCAGGAGGAGGATGGTGGCTCCGCAGCCTTTGCAGCGGTGCTGGCCGCACTGGAGCAGAGGCCGGGGCGCCGTGTGGGACggctggagctggtggaggcGGCACTGGCGGCCATGCCGGCGCTGGGGGTGGCGAGACAGCGCGAGGCCTACCACCGCTTGCTGCGCCTGCTGCCCTGTGGGCCCTGGGTGCCCCGCGGACCCCTCCAGCGCATGCTGAGCCCCTTCCCCCGGCAGCAGGAGTGCGGGCTGCAGATCCTGGAGCAGATGGAGCGATATG GCGTCATGCCCGATGCGGAGACACGGTTTTTGCTCCTGGGGATCTTTGGGCCCCGCAGCCGCCCTGTGCGCAAGTGCCAGCGGCTGCTGTACTGGCTGCCCCGGCTGCGCCATGCCAACCCctaccccctgcccccccggctgcccccccccggcctggctgctgcccacctgggCCTGCGCCGCATCGCCAACGACCCTGATGTGCGCCTCACCATCTACCAG CGGCCGGTGCCGGAGGGCGGGGAAGATGAAGGCTCCGTCCAGCCCTACATCATCG GTGCCCAGAGCCCTgaccagcaggagctgctggcccgGCATGGCCCGGCACGGCCCGTCTTCGTGGAGGGGCCATTCCCTCTCTGGCTGCGCAGCACCCGCCTCTGCTACTACGTGTTACGGGGGgaccccctgcctccccacctgCGG GAGGAGCCCCCAGACCCTGAGCGCAGCCTCTACTACCCCCTGCATCTCGACCTGGACCTGGAGCGTGGCCCTTGGGACGATGACGACTTCGATGTGGATGAAG TGGAGGAAGGCCCTGTCTTTGCGCTGTGCATGGCGGGGGCCGGTGACCGGCACACGCTGGGCAAGTGGATTGCAGGGCTGCAAGAGGTGAACCCTGTCCTGGGGCAGACCCCGGTCATCTTCCACCTGGAAGGGGGGGACACCCCTCCTGGCCCCCCTGGGGATCCCCCTGCACTCAGCCTGGGGGCTGTGATTCCCCCTGCCGGTGTGCTGGAGCCCCCCGTCCCGCCACAGGGGCATGGTCACCCCGGGGGtgatgctgctggctgtgggagTAGGCGGGGGGGCAGCGCTGCCGCTGCAACCCCCAGGGAATAA
- the ELOF1 gene encoding transcription elongation factor 1 homolog isoform X3, with product MGRRKSKRKPPPKKKVTGTLETQFTCPFCNHEKSCDVKMDRARNTGVISCTVCLEEFQTPITYLSEPVDVYSDWIDACEAANQ from the exons ATGGGGCGACGGAAATCCAAGCGGAAGCCACCACCCAAGAAGAAGGTGACGGGGACGCTGGAGACGCAGTTCACCTGCCCCTTCTGCAACCACGAGAAGTCCTGCGATGTCAAGAT gGACCGTGCCCGAAACACAGGGGTGATCTCCTGTACAGTCTGCCTGGAGGAGTTCCAGACGCCCATCACCT ACCTGTCGGAGCCAGTGGATGTCTACAGCGACTGGATTGATGCCTGCGAAGCTGCCAACCAGTAA
- the CNN1 gene encoding calponin-1 isoform X2: MSNVHFNRGPAYGLSAEVKNKLAQKYDLQRERELRAWIEGTTGRRIGDSFMDGLKDGVILCELINKLQPGSVQKVNEPIQNWHKLENIGNFLRAITRYGVKPHDIFEANDLFENTNHTQVQSTLIALASQMGTNKFASQQGMTAYGTRRHLYDPKLGTDQPLDQATISLQMGTNKGASQAGMTAPGTKRQIFEPALGMERCDTLTIGLQMGSNKGASQQGMTVYGLPRQVYDPKYCGGPELLGEDGLDGFYNSQ, from the exons ATGTCCAACGTGCACTTTAACCGCGGGCCGGCCTACGGGCTGTCGGCCGAGGTGAAGAATAAG ctggcGCAGAAGTACGACCTGCAGCGGGAGCGGGAGCTGCGCGCCTGGATTGAGGGGACCACCGGCCGCCGCATTGGAGACAGTTTCATGGATGGCCTCAAGGATGGCGTCATCCTCTGCGA gctCATCAAcaagctgcagcctggctccgTGCAGAAGGTGAATGAACCCATCCAGAACTGGCATAAG CTGGAGAACATCGGAAACTTCCTGCGGGCCATCACGCGCTACGGGGTGAAGCCCCACGACATCTTCGAGGCCAATGATCTCTTTGAGAACACCAACCACACGCAAGTCCAGTCCACCCTCATCGCCCTCGCCAGCCAG ATGGGCACCAACAAGTTTGCCAGCCAGCAGGGCATGACAGCATACGGGACGCGGCGGCACCTCTACGACCCCAAGTTGGGGACAGATCAGCCACTGGACCAGGCCACCATCAGCCTCCAGATGGGCACCAACAAGGGCGCCAGCCAG gccgGGATGACAGCCCCAGGGACAAAACGCCAGATCTTTGAGCCAGCGTTGGGTATGGAACGGTGCGACACACTGACCATTGGGCTGCAGATGGGCAGCAACAAGGGTGCCTCACAGCAGGGCATGACGGTGTACGGGCTGCCGCGGCAGGTCTATGACCCCAAGTACTGTGGTGGCCCTGAGCTGCTGGGCGAGGATGGCCTTGATGGCTTCTACAACTCCCAGTAG
- the ECSIT gene encoding evolutionarily conserved signaling intermediate in Toll pathway, mitochondrial isoform X2: protein MAAMRLRWALALPRGLWGGPQVAQSMWQHSGRPAQDPSEDPSGDLSGPLAWRSPPSGSQEEDGGSAAFAAVLAALEQRPGRRVGRLELVEAALAAMPALGVARQREAYHRLLRLLPCGPWVPRGPLQRMLSPFPRQQECGLQILEQMERYGTHVPAQASCPMRRHGFCSWGSLGPAAALCASASGCCTGCPGCAMPTPTPCPPGCPPPAWLLPTWACAASPTTLMCASPSTSGRCRRAGKMKAPSSPTSSVPRALTSRSCWPGMARHGPSSWRGHSLSGCAAPASATTCYGGTPCLPTCGRSPQTLSAASTTPCISTWTWSVALGTMTTSMWMKWRKALSLRCAWRGPVTGTRWASGLQGCKR, encoded by the exons ATGGCCGCCATGAGGCTGCGCTGGGCCCTCGCATTGCCCCGGGGGCTCTGGGGGGGCCCGCAG gttgctcagagcatGTGGCAGCACAGTGGACGTCCCGCGCAGGACCCCTCGGAGGACCCCTCAGGGGACCTCTCGGGGCCCCTGGCATGGCGCAGCCCTCCTAGTGGCTCCCAGGAGGAGGATGGTGGCTCCGCAGCCTTTGCAGCGGTGCTGGCCGCACTGGAGCAGAGGCCGGGGCGCCGTGTGGGACggctggagctggtggaggcGGCACTGGCGGCCATGCCGGCGCTGGGGGTGGCGAGACAGCGCGAGGCCTACCACCGCTTGCTGCGCCTGCTGCCCTGTGGGCCCTGGGTGCCCCGCGGACCCCTCCAGCGCATGCTGAGCCCCTTCCCCCGGCAGCAGGAGTGCGGGCTGCAGATCCTGGAGCAGATGGAGCGATATG gcACCCATGTCCCCGCGCAGGCGTCATGCCCGATGCGGAGACACGGTTTTTGCTCCTGGGGATCTTTGGGCCCCGCAGCCGCCCTGTGCGCAAGTGCCAGCGGCTGCTGTACTGGCTGCCCCGGCTGCGCCATGCCAACCCctaccccctgcccccccggctgcccccccccggcctggctgctgcccacctgggCCTGCGCCGCATCGCCAACGACCCTGATGTGCGCCTCACCATCTACCAG CGGCCGGTGCCGGAGGGCGGGGAAGATGAAGGCTCCGTCCAGCCCTACATCATCG GTGCCCAGAGCCCTgaccagcaggagctgctggcccgGCATGGCCCGGCACGGCCCGTCTTCGTGGAGGGGCCATTCCCTCTCTGGCTGCGCAGCACCCGCCTCTGCTACTACGTGTTACGGGGGgaccccctgcctccccacctgCGG GAGGAGCCCCCAGACCCTGAGCGCAGCCTCTACTACCCCCTGCATCTCGACCTGGACCTGGAGCGTGGCCCTTGGGACGATGACGACTTCGATGTGGATGAAG TGGAGGAAGGCCCTGTCTTTGCGCTGTGCATGGCGGGGGCCGGTGACCGGCACACGCTGGGCAAGTGGATTGCAGGGCTGCAAGAGGTGA
- the CNN1 gene encoding calponin-1 isoform X1, with protein MSNVHFNRGPAYGLSAEVKNKLAQKYDLQRERELRAWIEGTTGRRIGDSFMDGLKDGVILCELINKLQPGSVQKVNEPIQNWHKLENIGNFLRAITRYGVKPHDIFEANDLFENTNHTQVQSTLIALASQAKTKGNNVGLGVKYAEKQQRRFQPEKLREGRNIIGLQMGTNKFASQQGMTAYGTRRHLYDPKLGTDQPLDQATISLQMGTNKGASQAGMTAPGTKRQIFEPALGMERCDTLTIGLQMGSNKGASQQGMTVYGLPRQVYDPKYCGGPELLGEDGLDGFYNSQ; from the exons ATGTCCAACGTGCACTTTAACCGCGGGCCGGCCTACGGGCTGTCGGCCGAGGTGAAGAATAAG ctggcGCAGAAGTACGACCTGCAGCGGGAGCGGGAGCTGCGCGCCTGGATTGAGGGGACCACCGGCCGCCGCATTGGAGACAGTTTCATGGATGGCCTCAAGGATGGCGTCATCCTCTGCGA gctCATCAAcaagctgcagcctggctccgTGCAGAAGGTGAATGAACCCATCCAGAACTGGCATAAG CTGGAGAACATCGGAAACTTCCTGCGGGCCATCACGCGCTACGGGGTGAAGCCCCACGACATCTTCGAGGCCAATGATCTCTTTGAGAACACCAACCACACGCAAGTCCAGTCCACCCTCATCGCCCTCGCCAGCCAG GCCAAGACGAAGGGGAACAACGTGGGTCTGGGGGTGAAGTACgcagagaagcagcagcgaCGCTTCCAGCCTGAGAAGCTGCGTGAAGGCAGGAACATCATTGGTCTCCAG ATGGGCACCAACAAGTTTGCCAGCCAGCAGGGCATGACAGCATACGGGACGCGGCGGCACCTCTACGACCCCAAGTTGGGGACAGATCAGCCACTGGACCAGGCCACCATCAGCCTCCAGATGGGCACCAACAAGGGCGCCAGCCAG gccgGGATGACAGCCCCAGGGACAAAACGCCAGATCTTTGAGCCAGCGTTGGGTATGGAACGGTGCGACACACTGACCATTGGGCTGCAGATGGGCAGCAACAAGGGTGCCTCACAGCAGGGCATGACGGTGTACGGGCTGCCGCGGCAGGTCTATGACCCCAAGTACTGTGGTGGCCCTGAGCTGCTGGGCGAGGATGGCCTTGATGGCTTCTACAACTCCCAGTAG
- the ACP5 gene encoding LOW QUALITY PROTEIN: tartrate-resistant acid phosphatase type 5 (The sequence of the model RefSeq protein was modified relative to this genomic sequence to represent the inferred CDS: deleted 1 base in 1 codon): GPEGAVQFLAVGDWGGVPDPPFATPPEVATAAAMGRVATDLGADFILALGDNFYYEGVRDEWDPRFQETFERVFTAPGLRELPWFVLAGNHDHAGNVTAQLAYGHHSPRWHFPHYYYSLRLSLPGTNASARLLMLDTVLLCGGSDDFGAGGAPQGPWDAAAAAAQLAWLRGRLAAARHDRYVLVAGHYPVWSVAEHGPTTCLLRLLRPLLRHHRVTAYLCGHDHNLQFLEEGGVGYVVSGAGNFVEGSQSHGGAVPPGSLRFFFGAPTSPGGFAHLRLDAHAATITFLEATGRVLYRVALPPRDL; the protein is encoded by the exons GGCCCGGAGGGGGCGGTGCAGTTCTTGGCGGTGGGTGACTGGGGGGGGGTCCCCGACCCCCCCTTTGCCACCCCCCCG GAGGTGGCCACGGCAGCAGCCATGGGACGCGTAGCCACTGACCTCGGCGCCGACTTCATCCTCGCCCTTGGGGACAACTTCTACTATGAGGGGGTGCGAGACGAGTGGGACCCCCGCTTCCAG gAGACCTTCGAGCGAGTGTTCACGGCCCCGGGGCTTCGGGAGCTGCCCTGGTTCGTGCTGGCAGGGAACCACGACCACGCGGGGAACGTCACTGCACAGCTGGCATATGGCCACCACTCCCCCCGATG GCACTTCCCCCACTACTACTACAGCCTCCGTCTCTCCCTGCCGGGCACCAATGCCTCAGCCCGGCTGCTGATGCTGGACACAGTGCTGCTCTGCGGTGGCAGCGACGActttggggcagggggtgcccccCAGGGCccctgggatgcagcagcagcggcggcacAGCTGGCCTGGCTGCGGGGACGGCTGGCGGCTGCACGCCATGACCGCTACGTGTTGGTGGCCGGCCACTACCCAGTGTGGTCAGTGGCCGAGCATGGCCCCACCACCTGCCTGCTGCGGCTGCTGCGGCCGCTGCTGCGGCATCACCGCGTCACTGCCTACCTCTGCGGCCACGACCACAACCTGCAG ttcctggaggaggggggggtgggCTACGTGGTGAGCGGTGCCGGGAACTTCGTGGAAGGGTCCCAGAGCCATGGGGGGGCCGTGCCCCCTGGCTCCCTCCGCTTCTTCTTTGGagcccccacctccccaggggGCTTTGCTCACCTGCGCCTGGACGCCCACGCAGCCACCATCACCTTCCTGGAGGCCACCGGCCGTGTCCTCTACCGTGTGGCCTTGCCCCCACGTGACCTCTga